From the Lolium rigidum isolate FL_2022 chromosome 2, APGP_CSIRO_Lrig_0.1, whole genome shotgun sequence genome, one window contains:
- the LOC124693194 gene encoding transport inhibitor response 1-like protein, translated as MSTPSSSAPIPQQPPTLASPGMRDAADDSDSPPSHMSEDDDGSGAGAGVDTWAPDLRGANGGNNGGRWAPPDQVLENVLESVLEFLTAPRDRNAASLVCRSWYAAEAQTRRELFIGNCYAVSPARAVQRFAGVRAVVLKGKPRFADFSLVPNGWGARVSPWVEALGPAYPRLQRICLKRMTVSDDELALIPRSFPLFRELSLVCCDGFTTRGLAVIAEGCRHLRVLDLTEDYFHEETEVVDWISKFPECNTSLESLVFDCVSVPFNFEALEALVARSPALRRLRVNDHVSIEQLRRLMARAPHLTHLGTGSFRSEPGSSGASSVSDLATSFAAAAKSLVCLSGFLDVNAEYLPAIYPVCANLTSLNFSFASLTSEELIPVINHCVNLRVFWVLDTVGDEGLRAVAETCSDLRELRVFPLDATEDSEGSVSDVGLQAISEGCRKLESILYFCQRMTNVAVVAMSENCPDLVVFRLCIMGRHRPDRVTGEPMDEGFGAIVKNCKKLTRLSVSGLLTDKAFAYIGKYGKLIKTLSVAFAGNSDMSLQHVFEGCTKLQKLEVRDSPFGDKGLLSGMNYFYNMRFFWMNSCRLTVKGCGDVAQQMPNLVVEVMKDHPDDEGEVDTVDKLYLYRSLAGPRTDAPEFVNIL; from the exons ATGAGCactccctcctcctccgctccgatCCCCCAGCAGCCcccaaccctagcctcccctgGCATGCGCGATGCGGCGGACGATTCCGACTCCCCGCCGTCCCACatgtcggaggacgacgacggctccggcgCCGGGGCGGGCGTCGACACCTGGGCGCCGGATCTGAGGGGCGCCAACGGCGGCAACAACGGCGGCCGGTGGGCGCCGCCGGACCAGGTGCTGGAGAACGTGCTGGAGAGCGTGCTCGAGTTCCTCACGGCGCCGCGCGACCGCAACGCGGCCTCGCTCGTCTGCCGCTCCTGGTACGCCGCCGAGGCGCAGACGCGCCGCGAGCTCTTCATCGGCAACTGCTACGCCGTCTCGCCGGCCCGCGCCGTGCAGCGCTTCGCCGGCGTGCGCGCCGTCGTGCTCAAGGGCAAGCCCCGCTTCGCGGACTTCAGCCTCGTGCCCAACGGCTGGGGCGCGCGCGTCTCGCCCTGGGTCGAGGCGCTCGGCCCCGCCTACCCGCGCCTCCAGCGCATCTGCCTCAAGCGGATGACCGTGTCAGACGACGAGCTCGCGCTCATCCCCAGGTCCTTCCCGCTCTTCAGGGAGCTCTCCCTGGTCTGCTGCGACGGGTTCACCACCCGCGgcctcgccgtcatcgccgagggCTGCCG GCATCTGCGAGTACTGGATCTGACCGAAGATTATTTCCATGAGGAGACTGAGGTAGTGGATTGGATCTCCAAGTTCCCAGAGTGCAACACGTCGCTGGAGTCGCTTGTATTTGATTGTGTTAGTGTCCCGTTCAACTTCGAGGCCCTGGAGGCGCTTGTTGCGCGGTCGCCAGCTCTGCGGCGGCTTCGTGTGAACGACCATGTGTCGATAGAGCAGCTGCGTCGTCTTATGGCAAGGGCACCCCATCTCACACACCTCGGCACCGGTTCATTCCGCTCCGAGCCAGGCTCCAGTGGTGCTTCGTCTGTCTCTGACCTCGCCACCTCTTTCGCAGCAGCAGCCAAATCGCTTGTTTGTTTGTCAGGTTTCTTGGATGTCAATGCAGAGTACCTCCCGGCAATCTACCCAGTCTGTGCCAATCTCACTTCCCTCAATTTTAGCTTTGCGAGCCTAACTTCTGAAGAGCTCATACCAGTTATTAACCACTGCGTCAATCTTCGCGTTTTCTGG GTTCTTGACACGGTGGGTGATGAAGGCCTTCGAGCTGTTGCTGAAACATGCTCAgatctccgcgagctgcgggttTTTCCTCTGGATGCCACCGAGGATTCTGAGGGTTCAGTCTCAGATGTTGGTCTCCAGGCAATCTCAGAGGGCTGCCGGAAGCTCGAATCAATTCTCTACTTTTGCCAGCGCATGACAAATGTAGCAGTAGTTGCCATGTCCGAGAACTGCCCTGACCTTGTGGTGTTCCGCCTCTGTATTATGGGCAGGCACCGCCCTGATCGGGTTACCGGGGAGCCCATGGATGAGGGTTTTGGGGCAATTGTGAAGAACTGCAAGAAGCTCACTAGACTTTCAGTCTCTGGCCTGCTCACCGATAAGGCGTTTGCATACATTGGGAAATACGGGAAACTAATAAAGACTCTGTCTGTTGCCTTTGCTGGGAACAGCGACATGTCTCTTCAACATGTGTTTGAGGGATGCACCAAGTTGCAGAAGCTTGAGGTCAGGGATAGCCCTTTTGGTGACAAGGGATTGCTCTCTGGCATGAACTATTTTTACAACATGAGGTTCTTTTGGATGAACTCATGCAGGCTAACAGTGAAGGGGTGTGGTGATGTAGCTCAGCAAATGCCTAATTTGGTGGTTGAAGTAATGAAGGACCATCCTGATGATGAAGGGGAGGTGGATACTGTTGATAAGTTGTACTTGTATCGATCACTTGCAGGACCAAGAACTGATGCTCCTGAATTTGTCAACATCTTGTAG
- the LOC124693195 gene encoding SNW/SKI-interacting protein A has translation MGLRDNLPPAKKSASTYYDHSSDPWFKERYGDEAAEDDAGKPTGPGKFVPPYGKRTGFVPRRPEDFGDGGAFPEILVAQYPLGMGRRDDKGGSKILALTVDARGSVAFDAVVKQGENASKIVYSKHSDIVPKIATADSEALEDEEYEKLVEETTDRTKAALEKIVNVRLSAAQPKNVPTHDSGSKFIKYKPSQQSAAFNSGAKERIIRMSEMASDPLDPPKFKHKRVPRASGSPPVPVMHSPPRPVTVKDQQDWKIPPCISNWKNPKGYTIPLDKRLAADGRGLQEVQINDNFAKLSESLYVAEQKAREAVQMRSKVQRELMLKEKERKEQELRALAQKARMERSGAPPPSVAAPAAGGRERERVDDGDADMDLEQPREQRRETREEREARIERDRIREERKRERERERRLEAKDAAMGKKSKLTRDRDRDVSEKIALGMASTNAAKGGEVMYDQRLFNQDKGMNSGFAGDDEYNIYTKGLFNGQSGMSQLYRPTKDGDSEVYGGDADEQLDKVMKTERFKPDKAFSGASERSGKRDRPVEFDKQEENDPFGLDQFLTEVKKGKKAVDKIGGGGTMKASGGSSNRDDYDGGSGRSRINFERGGR, from the coding sequence ATGGGCCTCCGGGACAACCTCCCTCCGGCCAAGAAGTCGGCGTCCACCTACTACGACCACAGCAGCGACCCGTGGTTCAAGGAGCGGTACGgcgacgaggccgcggaggacgaCGCCGGGAAGCCGACGGGCCCCGGCAAGTTCGTGCCGCCCTACGGCAAGCGCACCGGCTTCGTGCCCCGTCGCCCCGAGGActtcggcgatggcggcgcctTCCCCGAGATCCTCGTCGCGCAGTACCCGCTCGGCATGGGCCGCCGCGACGACAAGGGCGGCTCCAAGATCCTCGCGCTCACCGTCGACGCGCGCGGcagcgtcgccttcgacgccgtcgTCAAGCAGGGCGAGAACGCCTCCAAGATCGTCTACTCCAAGCACAGCGACATCGTGCCCAAGATCGCCACCGCCGACTCCGAGGCCCTCGAGGACGAGGAGTACGAGAAGCTGGTCGAGGAGACCACCGACCGGACCAAGGCCGCCCTCGAGAAGATTGTCAACGTCCGCCTCTCCGCCGCGCAGCCCAAGAACGTGCCCACGCACGATTCGgggtcaaagttcatcaagtataaGCCGTCGCAGCAGTCGGCGGCGTTCAATTCGGGTGCTAAGGAGAGGATTATTAGGATGTCGGAGATGGCGTCGGATCCTCTCGACCCGCCAAAGTTCAAGCATAAGCGAGTGCCCCGTGCGTCTGGGTCGCCCCCTGTGCCGGTGATGCACTCGCCGCCACGGCCAGTGACAGTCAAGGATCAGCAGGACTGGAAGATCCCACCTTGCATCTCAAATTGGAAGAATCCCAAGGGGTACACAATTCCGCTGGATAAGAGGCTGGCAGCTGATGGCAGGGGTCTGCAGGAGGTTCAGATTAATGACAACTTTGCAAAGCTTTCGGAATCACTCTATGTTGCAGAGCAGAAGGCCAGGGAAGCAGTGCAGATGCGCTCCAAGGTGCAGAGGGAGCTAATGCTCAAGGAGAAGGAGAGGAAGGAGCAAGAGCTGAGGGCACTTGCACAGAAGGCGCGCATGGAAAGGTCTGGTGCTCCACCTCCATCTGTCGCTGCGCCTGCTGCAGGTggaagggagagggagagggttgatGACGGGGATGCGGATATGGATTTGGAGCAACCACGTGAGCAGCGCAGGGAGACTAGAGAAGAGAGGGAGGCGAGGATTGAGCGTGACAGGATCCGCGAGGAGCGCAAAcgtgagagggagagggagaggaggctgGAGGCCAAGGATGCTGCAATGGGTAAAAAGAGTAAGCTCACTAGAGACAGGGACCGCGACGTGAGTGAGAAGATTGCCCTGGGTATGGCAAGCACCAATGCTGCCAAGGGCGGGGAAGTCATGTATGACCAGAGGCTCTTTAACCAGGACAAGGGAATGAACTCTGGCTTCGCTGGTGATGATGAGTACAACATCTACACCAAGGGGCTGTTCAACGGACAGTCCGGCATGTCCCAGCTTTACAGGCCCACGAAGGATGGTGATTCTGAAGTATATGGTGGTGATGCTGATGAACAGTTGGACAAGGTTATGAAGACCGAGAGGTTCAAGCCTGACAAGGCATTTTCTGGTGCTTCGGAGAGGTCTGGCAAAAGAGACAGACCCGTGGAGTTTGATAAGCAAGAGGAGAACGATCCATTCGGTCTTGATCAGTTCTTGACTGAGGTGAAGAAAGGAAAGAAAGCTGTGGACAAGATTGGAGGCGGAGGAACCATGAAGGCAAGTGGTGGGTCCTCGAATAGGGATGATTACGATGGTGGATCTGGGAGGTCTCGCATTAACTTTGAAAGAGGAGGCCGCTGA